In Spirosoma sp. KUDC1026, the sequence CTGTCGTACTTCGCTTCGCACGCGCTGATCAAGCCCCTCGAAATGCTTACGCAGAAGATCAAGAAAACAAATCTGGAGCGTCAGAATGATCCGTTACTCTGGCACTCCGATGATGAGATCGGTCTGTTGATCCGGGAGTACAACCGAATGCTGGTTAATCTCGAAGAAAGCAAACAGGCTCTGGCCCAGAACGAGAAGCAGTCGGCCTGGCGGGAAATGGCCAAGCAGGTTGCGCACGAAATTAAAAATCCGTTGACGCCCATGAAGCTGACACTGCAGCATTTGCAGCGAACTTTTCCCAAGGCTAGTGGCGCTACCGATACGGCGGCTCACCGCGTCATTCATCGAACGTTTGATTCATTGCTCGACCAGATTGACAACCTGAGCGATATCGCTACGTCGTTCTCCGATTTTGCCAAAATGCCAATGCCCAAAAACGAAGTGTTTGAGGTGACGTCGATGCTAAACCGCTCCGCCGATCTGTACGATGACAAACACCGCGTTATTCTTCGGCGTGACATTGTTCCGGGGCCAATTATGGCCGTTGGCGACCGCCAGCTGATTGGACGAATTCTAACCAATCTGATGATTAACGGCATGCAGTCCGTACCGTCAGACCGGAAGGCTGAACTCGATCTACGGCTTTATACAAAAGAAGACGAAGTGCACATTGAAGTGCAGGACAATGGCGCCGGTATTCCCGAGTCAATCCAGAGTAAGGTCTTTCTGCCAAATTTCAGTACAAAGCGGGATGGCTCAGGGCTGGGCCTGGCCATTGCTAAACGGGGTATCGAGCATGCCGGGGGGAGTATATGGTTTGAAACGACTGAAAACGCAGGGACCTGCTTTTTTATCTCGCTCCCATTAGTGAACAACGGGGGAGGAACTGGCACTGACCAGAACGATCTATTGCCCAAACCGGCCGGCTCGAGCCGGCCCACCAAAGTTGTCAATCAGGGGATGTAGGGCGCTGGCTAATTCTGCTCATGAATCGTTACGTGGCGCCAATTCTCGCCAGATCGAATGCGATTGAGCTGCGTGTGCGTAATGCCAAACTGTTTGGCAATCATCTTCAAACGGTTTTTGTCGTTCAGCAACAGTTTTTTGATCATTTTTACCTTGCTCTCGGTCAGTTTATAATTGCTGCTATTACGAACGACGGGCCGATTTATTACGTTGGGATTCTGGCGATTATGTTCGACCATCGTGTCTTTCGTCACCCACTTCAGGTTCTGGTAGTGGTTATTCTGCTTGTCGTGATCGAGGTGGATAACGAACGTTTGCTGATCAGAATCGCGGTGAAGAAAGCTTTCAGCAACGAGTTTATGAACGTAGCGGTTAATGGTTTTGCCCGCCGTCCGGATGTTCAGGGAGCGGTAGCCCTGAATGACCGAACCCTTGATGATTTTACCGGTATCCTGATCCGAAACTGAGTTGGTCGATACGCTCTGAAAACTGCGTAACCGTCCGTAGTTTGATACACTATACCGAGGAGAACTTTCCAGACCATCGAATACAATAGGTTCCCACTTCTCATCCCAAAAGCTTAGGTTTCTTTTATTGATCATCTGGCTGATTCTCGGTTTTTGATGCTGAGCTGTGGTGGCAAAGCTGTACTTGTTTGTTTAATGTTAGTTAAACAAACGTATAGGTAGTAAAGTTATGAACAACCCCGAAAATAAACAGCGTCTAGGCCGAGTCTCATTTATCAGGCCCGGCAAAAGCAGCTATATCAGCAGCCGGTAACAGAGCTAGAAGCTTGTAAGTGTTCTGACTGTCAGCATACTGAAAAGCGTGCATAAACAGCAGCCACGAATAGTTGGTTTAAAGCAAGGGGCAATCAGCCGAAAGAGAGAACATTAAACACAGTACGTTATGAATGAGTCGCCGAAAAAGACGTTGATTATTGGCGCTACTGAAAACCCAACGCGGTACGCCAACCGGGCCGCTCACAGTTTACTGCGCTATGGGCATCCAATCGAAATGGTGGGACTTCGGGCAGGAACTGTCGGAGGACAGCCCATTCAAACGGGACAACCCGAACTGACGGATATTGATACGATAACGATGTATGTAGGCGCCCGAAATCAGGAGCCCCTGTACGAATACATCAAAAGCCTGAAACCCCGCCGGGTAATTTTTAATCCCGGCGCCGAAAACCCGGCGTTCGAAGCCGATCTGCGTAAGGAAGGCATCGAGCCAATCGACGCCTGCACCCTGGTGATGCTGTCGATTGGGAATTATTAAAGAGCGAAACCGGGCCGCCGGGCGGAGCGAATGAGCGATGTTCCGGATGGCTTCGCTCCGCTTCGGCGGTCCGATTTCACTCATTCGCTCCGCCCGGCGGCCCGGTTTCGCTCTTTGTCACTACCACTTAATCAACGCCGACGCCCAGGTGAAGCCGCTGCCGAAGGCGGCCAGGCAGATGAGATCGCCGGACTTAACGCGCCCTTCTTCAAAGGCTTCGGATAAGGCAATGGGTATAGAGGCTGCGGTTGTGTTGCCGTATCGTTGAATGTTATTGTAAACCCGGTCCTCGGGCAGTTTGAGTTGCTGACGAACGTAGTCCGAAATCCGGACATTGGCCTGGTGAGGAACCAGTAAACTAATGTCGTCGGCTGTGTAGCCATTAGCGGTCAGGCTTTCGTTGATCACCTCCATAAACCGGACGACAGCATGCTTGAACACCGTGTTCCCATTCATGACGACGTTGCTGCCTTCCGGATCGAAGTTATCCTTATGCGTACGGATGCTGGTAGGTTCTTTCAAGTAGAGTTCTTCGGCAAAACGACCATCGGCATGCAGATGAGTCGATAGAATCCGATGTTCTGGATCCGTAGTGGCCTGTACGACAGCCGCGCCTGCACCATCCCCAAAAATAACCGCTACGTTACGGCCACGGGTCGACTTATCCATCAGACCCGACTGGATTTCGGACCCAACCACCAGCGCTGTTTTCGCCATGCCCGTTTTAATGAACTGATCGGCAATGGACAGGGCGTATACAAAGCCCGAACACTGCTCCCGGATGTCAATAACCGGAACGCCTTCCAGACCTAGCTCACGCTGTAGCAGAAAGGCCGAACCGGGGAAGTAGTAATCCGGCGACAAGGTAGCGTATACAATTAGGTCGACACTACTGGCCGTTACGCCCGCGCGGTCCAGCGCCATACGCGAGGCCGCGGTGGCCAGACTTGCGTTTGTATCTTTCCCATGGGTGAAATACCGACGCTGTTTGATGCCCGTTCGTTCCTGAATCCAGGCATCGGATGTTTCCATGTATTGAGTCAGGTCATTGTTCGT encodes:
- a CDS encoding NUMOD4 domain-containing protein; protein product: MINKRNLSFWDEKWEPIVFDGLESSPRYSVSNYGRLRSFQSVSTNSVSDQDTGKIIKGSVIQGYRSLNIRTAGKTINRYVHKLVAESFLHRDSDQQTFVIHLDHDKQNNHYQNLKWVTKDTMVEHNRQNPNVINRPVVRNSSNYKLTESKVKMIKKLLLNDKNRLKMIAKQFGITHTQLNRIRSGENWRHVTIHEQN
- a CDS encoding CoA-binding protein; this encodes MNESPKKTLIIGATENPTRYANRAAHSLLRYGHPIEMVGLRAGTVGGQPIQTGQPELTDIDTITMYVGARNQEPLYEYIKSLKPRRVIFNPGAENPAFEADLRKEGIEPIDACTLVMLSIGNY
- a CDS encoding 3-oxoacyl-ACP synthase III family protein; translation: MTIPTYSKITGLGFYVPENVVTNNDLTQYMETSDAWIQERTGIKQRRYFTHGKDTNASLATAASRMALDRAGVTASSVDLIVYATLSPDYYFPGSAFLLQRELGLEGVPVIDIREQCSGFVYALSIADQFIKTGMAKTALVVGSEIQSGLMDKSTRGRNVAVIFGDGAGAAVVQATTDPEHRILSTHLHADGRFAEELYLKEPTSIRTHKDNFDPEGSNVVMNGNTVFKHAVVRFMEVINESLTANGYTADDISLLVPHQANVRISDYVRQQLKLPEDRVYNNIQRYGNTTAASIPIALSEAFEEGRVKSGDLICLAAFGSGFTWASALIKW